The Swingsia samuiensis genome contains the following window.
TCTATTCTTCTTGAAGTGCAGCCAAAATATTAAAAAGCTTTCCTCCAAAATCCCAGTATGGATCTTGGAGCAAGCTGCCGTTGCACGTGTTTTAGAAACTGACCCGGCGGCTCACGCAAACCGCATTCCTAATTTTCAACAACGCTTGGATGCGGCCTCCCTTGAAAACGAAAGAGGGTGGAAAGTCTCTCTTTCAGAGCATGGAATTGAGTGTGCTCGTTCAATCCGCGGCGTTAATGAAATTTATCGTCTGGATCTCTCAATCCTCCGCTCGGCTGAAGCACGGTGGCTTTCTTCTGAAGGTGAGCGCCTTGCCCATGACTTCCAAACACCTGTCTTTTTACGACTTGATCAGCAAGAGCATGAACTTTTTGGGCCTGCTATTTTGCTTGAACGTATTCTTGCGCAAGGCCGCCGCGGCTTAACAATCAGTCGCTTTAAAGGCTTGGGCGAAATGAATGATGAGCAACTCTGGCACACAACACTTGACCCAGCGACAAGAACACTCCTTCAAGTTAAAATTGGCGATATAGAAGATGCAGGGCAGGTCTTCTCAACCCTCATGGGGGATGTTGTAGAACCTCGACGTGACTTCATTGTCAGTAATGCACTAAAGGTTGCAAATCTTGATGTTTAAGCCATGGATAAAACCTTTAGCGGCGGCCTCTCTTCTGACAGGTTTTCTTTCCGCTCCGCCAGCCTTTGCTGATAATCCTCAGGTCAATGCATCGTATGCTGTCTATGTCCATGGGTGGCATGCGCTCAACGTTAATGCATTATATACCCTCGACGATAAGGGATATACTGGTCAACTTCATGTCCGGCCTGCAGGCGTAGTCAGTTGGTTCGTCAGCACCAATATGGACTCTCAAGCGGAAGGACGTTTTGCTTTTAGTGATAGTATCAGCCCTATCTCTTACGAAAGCCGTAGTTTATCACATGATAAAAACTATCATGTGAAACTGATCTACACGTCTCAAACACCTCAAATTACTATTTTGGACCCGAAAGATGAGGACCGGGAAGAAATAAACTCAGCCTCTCTTGTTAATAGTGTGGATGTTCTTGGGGGAATGGCACGCCTGTTACA
Protein-coding sequences here:
- a CDS encoding DUF3108 domain-containing protein, with amino-acid sequence MMFKPWIKPLAAASLLTGFLSAPPAFADNPQVNASYAVYVHGWHALNVNALYTLDDKGYTGQLHVRPAGVVSWFVSTNMDSQAEGRFAFSDSISPISYESRSLSHDKNYHVKLIYTSQTPQITILDPKDEDREEINSASLVNSVDVLGGMARLLHTVQRMNSCNGSALIFDGQRLTKMSVHGPKIDQIPQDHGEAYSGSAIRCDFVGQQIAGFIKNSPNRSKMASPQPGSIWLVKLDNQRIVPVRVEFDHPKLGHITVVIKQPVQN